A stretch of the Filimonas lacunae genome encodes the following:
- a CDS encoding SGNH/GDSL hydrolase family protein — MLENSRRKFIRQLSLGSVAAVSMPAIVSNAYAGGKKARKISIQKNDVILFQGDSITDAGRKKDDKEANSSVALGRGYAVAATAQLLLQHAGDNLSIYNRGISGNKVYQLAERWDADCLDIKPRVVSILVGVNDYWHTLVNGYKGTVDTYRNDYDALLKRTREKLPNVELIIGEPFAVNNVKAVTDAWFPAFNDYRQVAADLAKAYDAVFIPYQTVFNKALEKAPGSYWTADGVHPSLAGAQLMSQAWLEAVK; from the coding sequence ATGTTAGAGAACAGCAGAAGAAAATTTATCAGGCAGCTTTCTTTAGGATCGGTAGCGGCAGTAAGTATGCCCGCTATTGTTTCCAATGCATATGCAGGCGGAAAAAAGGCCAGGAAGATCAGTATTCAAAAAAATGATGTGATCCTGTTTCAGGGTGATTCTATCACCGATGCAGGTCGCAAAAAAGACGACAAAGAAGCCAATAGCTCCGTGGCGCTGGGCAGGGGATACGCTGTTGCGGCAACTGCACAGCTATTATTACAACATGCAGGCGATAACCTGAGCATTTATAACAGGGGCATCAGCGGTAATAAAGTATACCAGCTGGCCGAACGCTGGGATGCCGATTGCCTGGATATTAAACCCCGCGTTGTAAGCATACTGGTGGGAGTGAACGATTACTGGCACACGCTGGTAAATGGCTATAAAGGCACTGTTGATACCTATCGTAACGATTACGATGCATTGCTGAAACGCACCCGCGAAAAGCTGCCCAACGTAGAACTGATTATTGGTGAACCCTTTGCCGTAAACAATGTAAAAGCGGTTACCGATGCCTGGTTTCCTGCATTTAACGACTACAGGCAGGTAGCGGCCGATCTGGCCAAAGCGTATGATGCCGTGTTTATTCCTTATCAAACCGTATTTAATAAAGCATTGGAAAAAGCACCGGGTTCGTACTGGACAGCAGATGGGGTGCATCCTTCCCTGGCGGGCGCTCAACTGATGTCGCAGGCCTGGCTGGAAGCGGTGAAGTAG
- a CDS encoding glycoside hydrolase family 2 has translation MKGLFVTICVSAITLLQAQETQRQYLSGTGSDNTVNWQFYCTGGRNAGKWGSIAVPSCWELQGYGKYDYGFSKDSARGKEKGMYKYAFTVPAGWKHKKINLVFEGVMTDAEVKVNGRLAGKVHEGAFYAFSYDITTLLQYNRSNQLEVTVAKHSANASVNAAERKADFWLFGGIFRPVYLEALPQQHIAGVAIDAKADGSFVAKVQTAGAADKVTVQLYTLAGKAYGDVVTVPVNGKDATVAMNSHFQQPLLWNCETPHLYNAVFTLYQGDKVVHTIQQRFGFRTVEVKLRDGIYVNGVKVKMKGVNRHSFWPTTGRTTSKQLSIDDVLMMKDMNMNAVRMSHYPPDGHFLDMCDSLGLFVMDELAGWHGHYDTPTGRSLLKEMIAHDRNHPSIIFWANGNEGGHNFDLDAVFTQLDMQQRPVIHPWESFSGFETQHYRDYSYGIGHYDHGHQIVMPTEFLHGMYDGGHGAGLDDYWEAMWHNPLSAGGFLWDFADEGVVRTDKNGVIDTDDNHGPDGLVGPYHEKEGSYFTVKEIWCPVHIEPKDITAAFDGKLTIENRYFYTNMNQCRFTWKLKQTNGGKELTGTAVAPDISPSAHGQLQLALPAGWTAYDVLYVTAFDATNHELFTWSFPVALPNVIAQRKITTSGAGAVQLTETDSAFQVAANGVQALFHKRTGLLQQVSNAAGKILLSNGPIVQQGVTNFAGFTATQKGDTVVIRSVFDRANSYNTLEWTIYPSGWIKMNIHYFPGAYFTDFIGVNFSFPEKEMVSVDYLGKGPYRVWKNRLKGGMLDVWHKDYNSAETGEAPFQYPEFKGYHANMYWCRFHTKGRAFTVVTETEDVFLRLFTPVVKDDPKDTWKNLQYVFPDGDISFMQGISGVGTKTQKRETTGPMGMKNIMYDYEKEPARALNMVLYFDFTEKP, from the coding sequence ATGAAGGGTTTGTTTGTTACGATATGTGTAAGTGCTATTACGTTACTGCAGGCGCAGGAAACGCAACGGCAGTATTTATCAGGCACCGGTAGCGATAACACGGTGAACTGGCAGTTTTACTGCACCGGTGGACGCAATGCGGGTAAGTGGGGTAGCATTGCCGTGCCTTCGTGCTGGGAGTTACAAGGCTATGGCAAATACGATTATGGCTTTTCCAAAGACAGTGCACGCGGCAAGGAAAAAGGAATGTATAAATATGCATTTACCGTACCTGCCGGCTGGAAGCATAAAAAGATAAACCTGGTTTTTGAAGGGGTGATGACTGACGCCGAAGTGAAGGTAAACGGCCGCCTGGCAGGTAAAGTGCATGAAGGTGCATTTTATGCTTTCTCTTACGATATCACTACTTTATTACAATATAACCGTAGCAACCAGCTGGAAGTAACGGTAGCCAAACATTCAGCCAATGCATCAGTAAATGCAGCCGAGCGTAAGGCAGATTTCTGGTTGTTTGGCGGCATCTTTCGCCCGGTATACCTCGAAGCATTGCCACAGCAACATATAGCCGGCGTGGCTATTGATGCCAAAGCAGATGGCAGCTTTGTGGCTAAAGTGCAAACAGCAGGTGCGGCAGATAAAGTAACCGTGCAGCTGTATACGCTGGCAGGCAAAGCTTATGGCGATGTGGTTACGGTGCCGGTAAACGGGAAAGATGCAACGGTGGCAATGAATAGCCATTTTCAGCAGCCTTTATTATGGAACTGCGAAACCCCTCATTTATATAACGCTGTGTTTACCTTATATCAGGGCGACAAAGTTGTGCATACTATACAGCAACGCTTTGGCTTTAGAACAGTAGAAGTAAAACTGCGGGATGGTATATATGTGAATGGTGTGAAGGTGAAAATGAAAGGCGTGAACCGTCATTCCTTCTGGCCTACTACCGGCAGAACCACCAGTAAGCAACTGAGCATTGATGATGTGCTGATGATGAAGGATATGAACATGAATGCGGTAAGGATGAGTCATTATCCGCCGGATGGTCATTTCCTGGATATGTGCGATTCACTCGGTTTGTTTGTAATGGACGAACTGGCGGGCTGGCATGGACATTATGATACCCCTACAGGCAGATCTTTACTGAAAGAAATGATAGCCCACGATCGTAACCATCCAAGTATCATCTTCTGGGCCAACGGCAACGAAGGGGGGCACAACTTCGATCTGGATGCCGTGTTCACACAACTGGATATGCAGCAACGCCCGGTGATACATCCCTGGGAATCGTTCAGCGGTTTTGAAACACAACACTACCGCGATTATAGTTATGGTATAGGCCATTACGATCATGGCCACCAGATAGTAATGCCTACCGAGTTTTTACACGGCATGTATGATGGTGGGCATGGGGCAGGACTGGATGACTACTGGGAAGCCATGTGGCATAACCCGTTAAGCGCCGGTGGATTTTTATGGGACTTTGCAGATGAAGGTGTAGTGCGTACAGATAAGAACGGAGTGATAGATACCGACGACAACCACGGGCCTGATGGTTTAGTAGGCCCATACCATGAAAAAGAAGGCAGCTATTTTACCGTAAAAGAGATATGGTGTCCCGTACATATAGAACCTAAAGACATTACGGCTGCATTTGATGGTAAGCTCACTATTGAAAACAGGTATTTCTATACTAATATGAACCAGTGCCGTTTTACCTGGAAATTAAAGCAAACCAATGGTGGTAAGGAATTAACAGGTACGGCTGTTGCACCGGATATATCACCATCAGCGCATGGACAATTACAGTTAGCATTACCTGCCGGCTGGACAGCATATGATGTGTTGTATGTAACTGCTTTTGATGCTACCAACCATGAGTTATTTACGTGGAGCTTCCCGGTAGCATTGCCCAATGTAATTGCGCAGCGCAAAATAACCACCAGCGGTGCAGGAGCTGTGCAGCTCACCGAAACAGACAGCGCATTCCAGGTTGCTGCTAATGGGGTGCAGGCCTTGTTTCATAAACGCACCGGTTTATTACAGCAGGTAAGCAATGCCGCAGGAAAGATATTATTAAGCAATGGCCCTATTGTGCAACAGGGGGTAACCAATTTTGCAGGTTTTACGGCTACTCAAAAAGGAGATACTGTAGTCATACGTTCTGTATTTGATCGTGCTAATAGTTATAACACATTGGAATGGACAATATACCCATCGGGCTGGATAAAGATGAACATCCATTATTTCCCCGGGGCTTATTTTACCGATTTCATTGGGGTAAACTTCTCCTTTCCGGAAAAGGAGATGGTTTCGGTTGACTACCTGGGTAAAGGTCCTTACCGTGTTTGGAAAAACCGTTTAAAAGGTGGTATGCTGGATGTATGGCATAAAGACTACAACAGTGCTGAAACCGGTGAAGCGCCTTTTCAATACCCGGAGTTTAAAGGGTATCACGCCAATATGTACTGGTGTCGTTTTCATACAAAAGGCCGCGCCTTTACCGTAGTAACCGAAACGGAAGATGTGTTTTTGCGTTTGTTTACCCCTGTGGTAAAAGATGATCCTAAAGACACGTGGAAGAACCTGCAATATGTATTTCCCGATGGCGATATTTCATTTATGCAGGGCATATCCGGTGTAGGCACCAAAACGCAGAAACGCGAAACTACCGGCCCTATGGGCATGAAGAATATCATGTACGACTATGAAAAAGAACCAGCGCGTGCGCTGAATATGGTATTGTATTTTGATTTTACCGAAAAACCGTAA
- a CDS encoding glycoside hydrolase family 140 protein, translating into MNKVYTFFCCCLLLAMGGVKAQALPGLKVSANHRYLLTADGDPFFWLGDTGWLLFSKLTREEAVQYLEDRKAKGFNVIQAMVLHTVKAKNVYGDSALVGKNVARPLIKKEHDYWQHVDYIVKAAESRGIYVAMVPVWGSDVKGGLVNSKQAKTYATFLANRYKGFSNIIWMNGGDIKGSDSIQVWNTIGSTLYQLDKNHLVTFHPRGRYSSSAWFHNQSWLSFNVFQSGHRDYSQDTSRGEWHYGEDNWKYVQRDFKLQPAKPSFDAEPIYENIPHGLHDTLAAKWNAGDVRRYGYWSVFAGGCGYTYGNNAVMQMRKADETETGAYGARDYWFDAINNPGASQMIHIKQLLLSRPYLERVPDATLIAEGTQGERYNYLAATRGKKYAFVYTYTGRNITIAPGKIQGNTIKAQWYNPRNGEYIAIETYANTATKTFDPPGEPAAGNDWVLVLDSTD; encoded by the coding sequence ATGAATAAAGTATATACCTTTTTTTGTTGCTGTTTACTGCTGGCTATGGGTGGCGTAAAAGCCCAGGCATTACCCGGTTTAAAAGTATCGGCCAATCACCGCTACCTGTTAACCGCAGATGGTGATCCTTTCTTCTGGCTGGGCGATACCGGTTGGCTGTTGTTTTCCAAACTAACAAGGGAGGAAGCGGTGCAATACCTGGAAGACAGAAAGGCCAAAGGCTTTAACGTAATACAAGCCATGGTGCTGCATACCGTGAAAGCAAAGAATGTGTATGGCGATTCGGCATTGGTGGGCAAAAACGTAGCCCGCCCGCTGATAAAAAAAGAACATGATTACTGGCAGCATGTCGATTACATTGTAAAGGCAGCAGAAAGCCGGGGCATATACGTAGCTATGGTGCCTGTTTGGGGCAGCGATGTAAAGGGCGGGCTGGTAAACAGTAAACAGGCTAAAACCTATGCTACCTTCCTGGCCAACCGTTATAAAGGCTTCAGCAATATTATCTGGATGAATGGCGGCGATATCAAAGGCAGCGATTCTATACAGGTATGGAACACGATTGGCAGCACCTTATACCAGCTGGATAAAAACCACCTGGTTACTTTTCACCCGCGTGGCCGTTATTCTTCCTCTGCCTGGTTTCATAACCAAAGCTGGTTAAGCTTTAACGTGTTTCAATCGGGCCACCGCGATTATAGTCAGGATACTTCCAGAGGGGAATGGCATTATGGGGAAGACAACTGGAAGTATGTACAGCGCGATTTTAAACTGCAACCAGCGAAACCTTCTTTTGACGCAGAACCCATTTACGAAAATATACCACATGGTTTACACGATACACTGGCCGCTAAATGGAATGCCGGTGATGTGCGCCGTTATGGTTACTGGAGCGTGTTTGCCGGTGGGTGCGGTTATACCTATGGCAACAACGCGGTAATGCAGATGCGCAAGGCCGATGAAACCGAAACCGGTGCTTATGGTGCCAGGGATTACTGGTTTGATGCCATTAACAATCCCGGCGCATCGCAAATGATACATATTAAACAGTTACTGTTATCGCGTCCTTACCTGGAGCGCGTGCCCGATGCTACTTTAATTGCAGAAGGCACGCAGGGCGAGCGTTATAATTACCTGGCCGCTACGCGTGGTAAAAAATATGCTTTTGTTTATACCTATACCGGTCGCAACATTACTATTGCGCCGGGTAAAATACAAGGCAACACTATTAAAGCACAGTGGTATAACCCACGCAATGGGGAGTACATCGCTATTGAAACGTATGCCAATACTGCCACTAAAACCTTTGACCCTCCGGGTGAGCCCGCAGCAGGAAACGATTGGGTATTGGTTTTAGACAGTACAGATTAA
- a CDS encoding glycoside hydrolase family 43 protein: protein MKKTTLYLFIVLLLTSCSAQKRAYVFTSFHEPATEGLRMLYSYDGRHWTDFDTTLLHPNVGAQKVMRDPSMVQGPDGVFHLVWTSSWRGDKGFGYASSTDLVHWSEQRFIPVMEHEPETVNVWAPELFYDADSARYVIIWASTIPNRFPKGEEEEKNNHRMYCTTTKDFVTFTPTRLFLDPGFSVIDAVIVKQATGKYVLVLKDNTRPERDIKVAFSNQVLGPYTNVSQPFTAKLTEGPAVVNTGKEWLIYYDAYGQKNFGAVATTDFVHFTNAADRIHVPEGHKHGTICEINRKTLKQIQQGLHK from the coding sequence ATGAAGAAAACAACGCTATACCTGTTTATTGTTTTATTACTTACCTCGTGCAGTGCACAGAAAAGAGCCTATGTATTTACCTCTTTTCATGAGCCTGCCACAGAAGGTTTGCGCATGTTGTATAGCTATGATGGCAGGCATTGGACCGATTTTGATACTACCTTATTGCATCCCAATGTAGGTGCACAGAAAGTAATGCGCGACCCCTCTATGGTACAAGGGCCGGATGGTGTGTTTCACCTGGTGTGGACCAGCAGCTGGCGCGGTGATAAGGGTTTTGGCTATGCCAGCTCTACCGACCTGGTACACTGGAGCGAACAGCGTTTTATACCCGTAATGGAACATGAACCGGAAACGGTGAACGTATGGGCGCCGGAATTGTTTTATGATGCAGACAGTGCGCGTTATGTAATTATATGGGCTTCTACTATTCCCAATCGTTTTCCCAAAGGCGAGGAAGAAGAAAAGAACAACCACCGCATGTATTGCACCACCACTAAAGACTTTGTAACGTTTACACCCACCCGGTTGTTTTTAGATCCGGGCTTTAGTGTCATCGATGCGGTAATTGTAAAGCAGGCTACCGGTAAATATGTGCTGGTGCTGAAAGACAATACACGCCCGGAAAGAGATATAAAAGTAGCATTCAGCAACCAGGTGTTAGGCCCGTATACGAATGTATCACAGCCATTTACCGCTAAATTAACAGAAGGACCTGCTGTGGTGAACACCGGTAAAGAGTGGCTGATTTATTACGATGCTTACGGGCAAAAGAACTTTGGAGCCGTAGCTACTACCGATTTTGTGCATTTTACCAATGCTGCCGACCGCATACACGTGCCGGAAGGGCACAAGCACGGAACTATTTGTGAAATTAACCGTAAAACGCTGAAACAAATACAGCAGGGGTTACACAAATAG
- a CDS encoding sialidase/neuraminidase family protein, with protein sequence MKRLFTIALITVSSLSATAQDTVRYTGSVLSNVDYHHGQLSPAIGVHNIQVMRASREHPELTDGQGWTYNHAPMLAYWNNTFYLEYLSDPVGEHVPPGQTLLVTSKDGYHWNKPVVIFPPYKVPDGTTKEGVAGVAKDLYATMHQRIGFYTAKNKRLLALAFYGITLDAKDDPNDGNGIGRVVREIKADGTYGPIYFIRYNHAFNQQNTSYPFYTSSKDKGFVEACNELLATPLMMQQWVEEGDRNDPLIPLKKQYKAFCYYHLPDGKVVGLWKYALTSISTNEGKSWVYNPLRAPGFVNANAKIWGQRTPDGKYATVYNPSEFRWPLAISVSDNGLNYKNLLLVNGEITSMRYGGNYKSYGPQYVRGIQEGDGVPPGKRFWVTYSMNKEDIWAASIPAPVREKATQFPADDFSTMNAATALDEWNIYSPLWAPVAIEQQKGANVLALRDKDPFDFGKAERVIPASTALTASFSITAQQDNYGALEIEFVDGKGNAGIRMILDSAGELVTKAGYRFKRITKYKAGEKLDIQVVINTATRFYTVNINGKTEGGANLFFAPLENIQRIVFRTGSIRRFPDSDTPTDQNYDLPNAGAIDKEAAYFIHSLKVQ encoded by the coding sequence ATGAAGCGTTTGTTTACCATAGCATTGATTACCGTATCTTCTTTAAGTGCCACCGCACAGGATACCGTGCGTTATACAGGATCGGTATTAAGTAATGTAGATTATCATCACGGGCAACTGAGCCCCGCCATAGGTGTGCACAACATACAGGTGATGCGCGCCAGCCGGGAACATCCCGAACTTACTGACGGACAGGGCTGGACTTATAACCATGCCCCTATGCTTGCTTACTGGAACAATACATTTTACCTGGAATATCTGAGCGACCCCGTTGGTGAGCATGTGCCGCCCGGACAGACATTACTGGTTACTTCTAAAGATGGTTACCACTGGAACAAACCAGTGGTCATTTTTCCACCTTATAAAGTGCCCGATGGCACTACCAAAGAAGGTGTTGCCGGCGTGGCTAAAGATCTGTATGCCACCATGCACCAGCGCATTGGTTTTTACACCGCTAAAAACAAGCGTTTACTGGCGTTGGCTTTTTATGGTATTACACTGGACGCTAAAGACGACCCCAACGATGGCAATGGCATAGGCAGGGTAGTGCGGGAAATAAAAGCAGATGGTACTTACGGTCCTATCTACTTTATCCGCTACAACCATGCGTTCAATCAACAAAATACTTCTTATCCTTTTTATACTTCCAGCAAAGACAAAGGTTTTGTAGAAGCCTGTAACGAGCTGCTGGCTACCCCGCTGATGATGCAGCAATGGGTGGAAGAGGGAGACAGGAATGATCCGCTGATTCCTTTAAAAAAGCAATACAAAGCATTTTGCTATTATCATTTACCCGATGGCAAAGTGGTGGGCCTGTGGAAATATGCGTTGACCAGCATCAGCACCAACGAAGGTAAAAGCTGGGTATATAACCCGTTGCGCGCACCGGGCTTTGTAAATGCCAATGCTAAAATATGGGGACAGCGTACACCAGATGGTAAATACGCTACTGTATATAATCCTTCTGAGTTTCGCTGGCCGCTGGCTATATCTGTAAGTGACAATGGGTTGAATTATAAAAACCTGTTGCTGGTAAATGGCGAAATCACTTCCATGCGTTATGGCGGTAACTATAAATCGTATGGCCCGCAATATGTGCGTGGTATACAGGAAGGGGATGGCGTACCGCCAGGCAAGCGTTTTTGGGTTACCTACAGTATGAATAAAGAAGATATCTGGGCAGCTTCTATACCTGCGCCGGTGAGGGAGAAAGCAACGCAGTTTCCGGCAGATGATTTCAGTACAATGAATGCAGCCACTGCACTGGATGAGTGGAATATATACAGCCCTTTATGGGCGCCCGTGGCCATAGAGCAGCAGAAAGGTGCCAACGTGCTGGCGTTGCGCGACAAAGATCCTTTTGACTTTGGTAAGGCGGAGCGTGTAATACCTGCTTCCACAGCATTAACGGCCAGCTTTAGCATCACCGCGCAACAGGATAATTATGGTGCGCTGGAAATAGAGTTTGTAGATGGAAAAGGCAATGCTGGTATTCGTATGATACTGGATTCGGCCGGAGAACTGGTAACCAAAGCAGGCTATCGCTTTAAACGCATTACTAAATATAAAGCAGGCGAGAAGCTGGATATACAGGTAGTGATTAATACGGCTACCCGTTTTTATACCGTGAACATTAACGGTAAAACAGAAGGTGGGGCCAACCTGTTTTTTGCACCGCTGGAAAACATTCAGCGTATTGTGTTCAGAACCGGCAGTATCAGGCGTTTTCCGGATTCGGACACACCAACTGATCAAAATTATGATTTACCCAATGCAGGGGCCATTGATAAAGAAGCGGCTTATTTTATTCACTCGTTGAAAGTTCAATAA